In Candidatus Peregrinibacteria bacterium, the genomic window ATGATATGTATGCGGGAACATGTCGACGGGTTGGATCAAAGTAATTTGGTATCCATTTTCGCATAATTCTTTTATGTCTCGAGCTTGTGTAGTTGGGTTGCAGGAGACATAATTTATATGCGTTGGGCGGAGCTTCAAAATATATTCAATCATTTTTGGCATTAGGCCGGATCTAGGGGGATCTACGATAATTTTTTTGTTTTGGAGTGAGTTTATTCGTCCTTCTTTTTCGAAATCTTTTAATATCTCACCGACATCTCCAGCGATAAATTCGATATTCGGCTCTTGATTTAGCTCTGCGTTTTTTTCTGCGTCAACCACCGCATCAGGGTTGAGCTCTATACCTATTACATTGTTTACAAATTTTGCAGCGATAATCCCAATAGTTCCGGTTCCGCAAAATAAATCCAAAACTGTATCTGTTCCTTGTAAGTTGAGATTTTGTAAGGCCATATGGTACAGGCGTTCCGCCTGCCCCGTATTAGTTTGGAAAAAAGAAGAAGGTGAAATATGAAATGTATAGACTTGATTATTTATATTCATCCTCTCCATAATTGTCGGTTTGCCATGTAGTAATACTTCATTTCGCTCCGTTCTGTGTCCACGCGCAGTTATCACTTGCGTTATAAATATTGAATCAATGTTGAAATTCGCCAAAGATTCCACGAATTCTTTTCGTAAATTATCTGAGAATTCTTCATTACTCATTTCCAAATTCACTAAGATTTCTCCAGTGTTTTTGGCTTCACGAATTGTTGCGGAGCGTAGTAGTCCTATACCTTCTCGAAATTTATATGCCGTGAGCTTGTTTTGTTCTGCAAAGTTTTTGATAGCGAGTGCGACCTCAAACATTCGGTCTGACATCAAGTGGCATTCTTTGATATTAAAAATATCGTATCGCCGATTTTCGGCGTGGAAGCCGAAACTCGGCTCCATATTGGCATCCCATCCAAAGCTCAGTTCTACTTTGTTACGATATTGCCATTGATTTTCACAAGGCAAGATAGGTTGCATCAATTTGTTAATCATCTCTTCATCAAATCCACCGAGGTGCGTCAAAGTTTCTATTACATGAGTTTGTTTGATTTTCAGTTGTTCTTCGTATGATAAATTTTGCCATTTGCAGCCACCACATATTTCAAAATGCTTACAGCGTGGAGTGACTGACATTGGGGAAACTTCAATCGTTTCTATT contains:
- the rlmD gene encoding 23S rRNA (uracil(1939)-C(5))-methyltransferase RlmD; the protein is MQKGTHIKVKIDKVGFQGIGIGVLDQKLNPDVDIPEDEFGKKVLIQNTLPGEVVRAQVFRNKKKFTDAEKIETIEVSPMSVTPRCKHFEICGGCKWQNLSYEEQLKIKQTHVIETLTHLGGFDEEMINKLMQPILPCENQWQYRNKVELSFGWDANMEPSFGFHAENRRYDIFNIKECHLMSDRMFEVALAIKNFAEQNKLTAYKFREGIGLLRSATIREAKNTGEILVNLEMSNEEFSDNLRKEFVESLANFNIDSIFITQVITARGHRTERNEVLLHGKPTIMERMNINNQVYTFHISPSSFFQTNTGQAERLYHMALQNLNLQGTDTVLDLFCGTGTIGIIAAKFVNNVIGIELNPDAVVDAEKNAELNQEPNIEFIAGDVGEILKDFEKEGRINSLQNKKIIVDPPRSGLMPKMIEYILKLRPTHINYVSCNPTTQARDIKELCENGYQITLIQPVDMFPHTYHIENVMGLTYSHISG